The DNA window ACCAAATCTTGACTAGCCTTCCTCTAGACTtcaaggactaacactactacactattccgctatcctaactgacttTTCTGGtgtgttttttaattttctctcGTCCTCACATCTACTGTGAGTTTTCAGTGGAGAGGATgagcaaaaattaaaaaaatctaaatcTCAGGTAGGATAGCGGTTCATACTGTAGTAGTAATGTAAAGTCTACAGGTTGGTTATAGCTGGACAAGTCTGACCAACaagaatgaaataatacatGATAACTTTTAAGGTGTTCTATAGTCATTAATGATTACCCAGTAGTCTTGATGGCCCAAAATTAGTATAACTAATTCCTGAAGAATGTAGTGATTTCAACCAGGATTTTTATCCCATGAATAAAGCATAGATGGCTATGGATAAAGTAGTCTATCTTTATATGCAAGTTATGCAACAGATAGTAATCTTGATGTCTCTcgtcaaatttttttttgtaggtCTGATGAGCTAAAGAAGAAAGTTGAAaagcagaaaaaaaaagtttctaaACTGAATAAAGTAAGTGATATcaagcctggattgtttcaaaacaaaactgaagacttatttgttcaccaaagcctatggtgtgctttaACCATTCAACGCTACTGAaaagaacattgctctggaaatcggcactatataaatttgattgattgatcgattgatatTTCATAATCTGTGACTTCACACTCCTATATTTGCTGACCTGTTGAGTTGATGTAGAGTGTCAGACAGTAGGGCAACAGTTGGTCAGAATTTTTGGAAACCCTCTGCATTGAgtttttgttgagaccatccagtcTGATGGCATCATGCACTGCGTAAAAGAATGTGTAGTTTATCTTCTGTTTTACTAGGACATTCTTGTTTGTAAACAGACAACTCAAAATGCCCAGGTCTCACTAAATTACAGTCCCTCATTTTACTATGTCACTTGTCTGAAACAGAGACACAGAATATAACAACAACATAGCTAAAGCAGAGATCCTTTCTTAAAGACCCACTTTGAAAAAGGATTAAATGTTATATGTAAAAAAACACTTGTCTGACAATTTCAAAGCAATGGAAAAAGTTGGCacagaacaaaataattatcCTATGTATTCCTAGTGGCTCCATGTTGATAAGATAAGATCAATGCGagaatctgggattgaaaccctggccttttaATTGAGAAGAACAATGTTATAGGGGATGGTATAACTTTTTGGTGTGATTTTTATCTGTCTTGTCTTACACAGGGTAAGGAACCAGTACATGATGACAAGTTTGATCAGAAAAAGGCACAAGAAGAATCAAGAATGAACAAACTGCTGGTAAATATGCAATACATTTTGAGATTTTTAAACAGTATTTCTATAACTATGTCtaaagtacaaatacatgtgTTTCTGACTgaagtgtgttttgtttgttcacAATCACAAACATGAGGCATCTTGTAACTTTCACTGACACTGTAACAGTCACTactactgtatgtatgtaagctCTTACTCATCCCAAGTCCTGACCATCATGGTGCAtttggtttatttgcataatgtcaGAGTTCACATAGGGAAAATGTCTTTCATAATTCATATACATTTCTGCTCAAAAACAAAGTTAAGTTTAAATGTCCCATCACGCTTCCTGTTACTGTCTAGATTTTTATAGTGTGGGACTCCCAACatcaggtcacaggtcaaagatcatTTCATTAACGTAAGAATAGTATATGCATAAGCAACAGGCTTTTTTTTTAGGCATTCTTACACCCTGATAGTACTGCAGTGGTGTGATTTAACTATGCGAATAATCTTTCTAGTGATGAGTGCTGAATGCACACAAAATGGgtcaattttctgtttgaatgtgctgctatcttttatttttcatgtgcaACACGCATAATACTATCCAGAAGAGGGTCAGGTCACCCTGGTCAAACTGTGACAAAACGTTTTGTCTGCAGAATGCACCcctgttcacacacacacatacatattctttgtttttttaGGATCAGTTGTCTAAAGTTAGACAGAAATTAGAACCAGACAAAGTGGAGGAAGACTATCTTAGGTAAGATCTATCTAAACAGTGTGTGATGATGTGTTCAATAACATTGTGTTTTTCAAATATGCTTTCATTAATACTACTTAgtctggattttttttttaattcttcttGATATTGCAGTGGACCATAATAACTTACTTTCTCTAATACTCTTGGTGTGTGTtttgatatatacatgtttgcATGACTGTTTGGGTGACTTCTAAAGTTCTATTTCAGCTGACAATGGAGATATGTCTAAAATCTAATGGTGTGGAGGTTTGAAGAGTTCAAGGGTTTTTTTTCACACTTGCATGCAAAATTTCATTCACATCTTTTCTTTACTcgcatacagaaaacacttgattgttttggtcaaaatcaaaatcatcgTAGATACTGTTTTTGCAGTTACAGTgcttttttttattcaaatttctgaTACAAGTACAAATTATGTCATTCTCATTCTTTTTACTTTGGTGGTAACAATCCTGAAAATCAAACTGTGTAATTAGTTTGAGTTTTCAGATATATGCTACCATAGTTTTCTGACACTAAACATAGACTAACACAtactcaaatttatttttggtttatttcatttgaactgTTTTTATGCCTCATGCTTCTCACACTTTGGTTTGGTTTGCATTTgggttatattttttttcgtattATCGACTAACAGCATCGTTATGTGTTTTGATTGGTGTGAAGTGCCAGCATGATAAATTTGAATTACACATCATACTTTATCAGTGTCAGTATGTTCTCTATGTTCTTGGTCGTTCCATCAGACAAGTATCTCAAGGAGGAgacattgatgatgatgatgctgatgacgGAGATGATGATGTACAAGTTGAGGACCTCGAAAATGCTGATGATgagggggaaggggagggggaagatgatgatgatgatgatgatgaggggGATGACGATGATGAAGATAGTGAAGTTTCTGATTTAGGGGACACTGTTGAAAGTGGTGAAATTATCACTACAGCTGGAAAAGGGGATAAGTCTAGcgacaaacaaaaaaaacgaAGCAGGTTTAGTAGATCACGTTCGCCTGAAAAAGAAGCTCAAAAGAAAGCGAAAGAAGAGAGTAAACTAgagaaaaagagagaaaagGAAGAAGCTAAAAAGGCTAAAGAGcaggaaaagaaagaaaagaaggaACGTGAAAAAAGGGAAAAGGAAGAAAAAGAGAGACTCAAAAAAGagcaaaaagaaaagaaagaaaaagaaaaagggaAGGGTAAAAGTAGGAGTAGAAGTAAAAGTAAAGACAAGGGAAAATCTAAGAAAGAGGAAGTTGAAGATATTGAGGATGAAAGTGATgaagaagaggaggaggaggagggagAGGAAAGTGGTGAAGAAGCTGAAGAAAGTAAAGCTGTCGCTAAAAAGGATAAGAGTAAAAAGACGGAAAAATCCAAGGATTTCTCCAGGGAGAGAAGTAGCCGCTGGAGTCTCTTCCGGCGTAAATCTGATAGGTGATTGATTGTGGACATATATGAAGCTGACTCTTAACTGTATGTAACCAGTATTCTGAGCTGTACAGAAACAAATATGTCGCTATGATAGTATCGTTACAGTAATACTCTATATGCCAGAATTCTGGTTACGTTAAGTTAGGACATGCTTGGTTGAATACAGCTAAcatgaaacaaacaacactCATAAAGTCATCAGTCTGTGTATCcatatctatgtctgtctgtctgtgtgtctcaaGTCACTTACTATCCTATGATCTTTTGCACACATACGCATCACTGTCCATTATGTTATGTGTACTGTAAAATCTATGTACAGTCTGTCTGTTATTTTGCACTTGGTTTGTTCACACATACTCAAACAATTGTGTTTGTCAATGTGTATGTCCGTTTTTTGTCTGTTTGACACTAAAAAAAGCTTGCTTTATTAATGTGGTTGATAAAATTAAAGGTTTGATGATATTTGGGTATGTCGTAGTGGGttattatgttatgtcatgGTGGGTAATGTCATGTCGTGGTGGGTTATTATGTTATTGGGTAATGTTATGTCATGGTGGGTAATGTTATGTCATGGTGGGTTATGTCATGTCGTGGTGGGTTCTTATGTCGAGACTGTAAGCTACATCATGTCTCTCTGCCCTcagaggggttgaccgatgtgtgagggcgccctgtcacggcgtagCTTACAgactatgttatgttattgttgttgtggTTTATGTTTAATGTGTAAATCACTACTCAGAAGTGGTATGTAAAAGATAATATCTTGCCTTTTGTTGATGAAGTTTAGTGTTATTGTCCATGTCCTAAAACTCACTATTTCTTGTTTCCAGGTCTCAACTAATCTACCATCATTCATGTACAACCTTTAACCATCACAGATGATAGATGGGTTTCTTTATTAATTGTTTGATTTTAGAGACATACATCATTTATTTATCGACAAACttctaaaattgaaatgatttgaGAAGCATTATTTTGTTCTTGCTACCCTATATCTGCCAATCATGAAACTTTAAAACCCTGTGATGAtgtatttataccatgcacaagccaagttgtacatgttCAAACAGAGAATATGGAATTTACGTTCTGGATGTTCCACATCATGGCagtgcacatctatgtcatttGGTATAtgctttgttcaaaatatgaattaaaacattcacaatcactatttcacaatttttcgTAACTTAAAGGGGAAtttcactccaggaaatagaaacattttcataaactatgggttctggggagccatttcatgatgttacatcaCCTATAATTATTTGTGTCCAGAGTGTCTATACAAAGGTAATGTACCCTCCACAGGCtccagtgtaaaacatctctcatgaatattcagtgtgcaacttgaatatattatttctgctggctcccatgatgcaatagcctaTAGCAAAggtaccctataaaggcacaagatcaacttgatgtttttctgatattgcaagtaattgtaggtgatataaaatcatgaaatgacactccagaacccatattttatgaaaatgcctttattttctggagtggcaTTCTTTGTTAAGCTTGTGCAGGTATAAATAtatcattctccaatattttccatCATCCATTCAGAAATTCTGTGATGTAAAGGGGTTTTATGATCACTTGTCTGTCAAGCCATAGTGACCCTTATGTTGCTTATCTTTTTTTCTCATTGGAACaacgaaaaatattgggggaaaatgtgtaaatttgacAAAAGGTGTCGTATCTCATCATGTTTTAGACATGAGCATGTCACAGTAATAAGGAAACCCACCATTATCTAGTGTGTATAACTTCATTGGTAATGTTTGAAGGGAACTGACATCATGACATTGAATAATTTGTAGCTGCTAAAAACAGACAATTGAATGATGTATAGTTAGAGTTTTCAATGAATTCTCTTAGTTTTAGTCAGTTGCAAAATCACAGTGCAACCACAGAGTTGTTGGGGCAAGCAGAACATAAACAATAATGGCATCGTAACAGAACTGTTCATGCAATGTATTGTATCAGTTCATATTTACTGTAGCTAGACTGCAAAATACAGTCATTGGCAACCTTCAATGTTTCGCTTACCCCTTTAGCAAATCATAGTGAGTGTTGCCAAGGATAGTTTTTTAAGGTCAATGCTATAGCATATACCTACTGGGTATGTTGTCAGGTGC is part of the Glandiceps talaboti chromosome 2, keGlaTala1.1, whole genome shotgun sequence genome and encodes:
- the LOC144453370 gene encoding uncharacterized protein LOC144453370, which produces MEICLKSNGVECQYVLYVLGRSIRQVSQGGDIDDDDADDGDDDVQVEDLENADDEGEGEGEDDDDDDDEGDDDDEDSEVSDLGDTVESGEIITTAGKGDKSSDKQKKRSRFSRSRSPEKEAQKKAKEESKLEKKREKEEAKKAKEQEKKEKKEREKREKEEKERLKKEQKEKKEKEKGKGKSRSRSKSKDKGKSKKEEVEDIEDESDEEEEEEEGEESGEEAEESKAVAKKDKSKKTEKSKDFSRERSSRWSLFRRKSDR